One window of Branchiostoma lanceolatum isolate klBraLanc5 chromosome 8, klBraLanc5.hap2, whole genome shotgun sequence genomic DNA carries:
- the LOC136440908 gene encoding uncharacterized protein yields the protein MLALPEEGVTEEKDDVTPLPSRRPSRKDVPRRRLRRFSVMEANADVSSHSSLQPQLRKHSSVGPGINVRRKSSIGGQLLAGGQRSRRHSLAASALAIPGRSPNSGPGGKHQLWGLLRRKSSLYFQQTALQLLRKFRRAARVVLACVHLNRLCQAVQRIKDNEADTVSYLPSSFARGGMDNFTGVDNLMFNKADYKADRDSLRLSEMSRAVLMSPPADRTGEQIDHVLVELRRFKTFSQNPISMQKTFCKFGFYQSYGPKRAIVRQGQISRLFYVIISGSAIVTTWDADTHMLTVQELRRPGDTFGELTSTAFRKKRQTSIISRADIELLSISAEDLVDRATRMPPENTVVSAGDFVKSPFLRGLDFLQDWPVGVLEESPESCMFQYALRGSVLTKDSQKSDWIYVITTGSCTVLKELKLVQVTGKKRGKRKRSVLDDSEVIDKFRQAHLSKSLPPLSHRYSARKTVERTKTNKQTTEPTTTTTQNLEKLTDWSARSLTVDDGDPRRTQSKLSDISEEKDSVIGEKKDSQTNTEEPVPAIQVTSASPERIPYDTPLKKQLSVRLPSLVDPSDVNTGVNRDHAKEMDEPSKIPKLPVLEMSRGAYFVQTPQPRPDGGKQVMTSRRDVRREDKPTRTRAKAIVQSKLQQTPKTMDVISQVAAHNRPRKMDRLRKLPQSLVGKKRVTSRPNKSQLPSLTKTRPAPTENKSVFVTVKTLGKGAVFGLSDFLFDEQPSLILVSNGAECVMISKKLYRRHANDELLRKLRTQIYPFPSEQELQQNLRDYVDWEAYRNNTYSGLVRSAQRRREKKQQYTVQYMGQECFR from the exons ATGCTTGCTTTACCGGAGGAAGGCGTGACGGAGGAAAAAGACGACGTCACCCCCTTGCCTAGCAGGAGACCGTCCCGTAAAGACGTCCCCAGGCGTCGCTTAAGACGTTTCTCCGTCATGGAAGCTAACGCCGACGTGTCTTCGCACTCAAGTCTCCAGCCGCAGCTCAGAAAACACAGCAGTGTCGGACCCGGTATAAACGTGCGCAGAAAGTCGAGCATCGGTGGCCAGCTGTTAGCCGGAGGACAGCGGAGCAGGCGGCACTCTTTGGCGGCGTCAGCACTCGCCATCCCCGGGAGAAGCCCGAACTCCGGCCCCGGCGGAAAACACCAGCTATGGGGACTCCTCAGAAGAAAGAGCTCCCTCTATTTTCAACAGACG GCGCTCCAGTTACTGCGGAAGTTCCGCCGGGCCGCACGAGTCGTCCTGGCGTGTGTTCATCTCAACAGGCTGTGTCAGGCGGTACAGCG AATAAAGGACAATGAGGCCGACACCGTCAGCTATCTCCCGTCGTCCTTCGCGCGCGGTGGAATGGACAACTTCACAGGAGTGGACAACCTCATGTTCAACAAGGCCGACTACAAGGCGGACAGGGAC AGCCTCCGTCTGTCGGAGATGTCCCGGGCGGTGCTGATGTCCCCGCCGGCCGACAGGACAGGCGAACAGATAGATCAT GTGCTCGTGGAGTTGCGGAGGTTCAAGACGTTCAGTCAGAACCCAATCAGCATGCAGAAGACATTCTGCAAGTTCGGCTTCTATCAGAG TTACGGACCAAAGCGCGCCATTGTGAGACAGGGGCAGATATCTCGCCTGTTTTACGTCATCATTTCCGGCTCAG CTATAGTTACGACCTGGGACGCTGACACTCACATGCTCACCGTCCAGGAACTCAGGAGGCCCGGCGACACTTTCGGG GAGCTGACAAGCACCGCCTTTCGCAAGAAACGACAGACGTCAATCATTTCTCGGGCCGACATTGAGTTGCTGTCAATCAGCGCCGAG GACCTGGTGGACCGGGCCACCAGAATGCCGCCGGAGAACACGGTGGTCAGCGCCGGAGACTTCGTCAAGAGCCCCTTCCTCAG GGGTCTGGATTTTCTACAAGACTGGCCGGTGGGTGTGTTAGAGGAGAGCCCTGAGAGTTGCATGTTCCAGTACGCACT GAGAGGCTCTGTTCTGACGAAGGACAGCCAGAAGTCGGACTGGATTTACGTCATCACTACG GGCAGCTGCACGGTTCTTAAGGAGCTAAAACTAGTCCAAGTCACCGGAAAGAAACGAGGCAAACGGAAGAGAAGTGTTCTAGACGACTCTGAAG TGATAGACAAGTTTCGGCAGGCGCACCTGAGCAAGTCCCTCCCTCCTCTCTCACATCGCTACAGCGCCAGGAAAACGGTAGAGAggacgaaaacaaacaaacaaacaaccgaaccgacaacaacaacaacccagAACCTCGAGAAACTCACCGACTGGAGTGCGCGATCTCTCACTGTGGACGACGGAGACCCAAGACGGACACAATCTAAACTTTCGGATATTTCAGAAGAGAAGGACAGTGTTATAGGGGAGAAAAAAGATAGCCAAACGAATACAGAGGAACCCGTCCCCGCCATACAAGTGACCAGCGCAAGTCCGGAACGGATACCGTACGATACACCTCTGAAAAAGCAGCTGTCCGTAAGGTTGCCTTCGTTAGTAGACCCATCTGACGTTAACACAGGGGTCAACAGAGACCACGCAAAAGAAATGGACGAACCGTCAAAGATACCAAAGTTGCCAGTCCTTGAGATGAGCAGG GGGGCGTACTTCGTCCAAACGCCTCAGCCTCGGCCCGATGGTGGGAAGcaggtgatgacgtcacggcgTGACGTCAGGAGGGAGGACAAACCGACAAGAACCAGGGCTAAAGCTATCGTGCAATCTAAACTACAGCAAACACCGAAAACCATGGACGTCATTTCACAAG TTGCAGCTCATAACAGGCCACGGAAAATGGACAGACTCAGAAAACTGCCGCAGAGCCTTGTGGGTAAGAAACGGGTGACGTCACGACCAAACAAGTCACAG CTTCCTTCACTGACAAAAACAAGACCAGCTCCTACAGAGAACAAATCTGTGTTCGTGACTGTCAAGACGCTGGGCAAGGGCGCGGTCTTC GGTTTGTCTGACTTCCTTTTTGACGAACAGCCAAGTCTGATCCTGGTGAGCAACGGCGCAGAGTGCGTCATGATCTCCAAAAAACTCTACAGACGACACGCTAACGACGAACTACTGAGGAAACTCAGGACacag ATCTACCCGTTCCCGAGCGAGCAGGAGCTTCAGCAGAACCTGCGGGACTACGTGGACTGGGAGGCGTACAGAAACAACACCTACAGCGGTCTCGTCAGGAGCGCGCAACGGAGAAGGGAGAAGAAACAACAGTACACCGTGCAATATATGGGACAGGAGTGttttagatag